Proteins encoded in a region of the Corvus hawaiiensis isolate bCorHaw1 chromosome 18, bCorHaw1.pri.cur, whole genome shotgun sequence genome:
- the LOC125335336 gene encoding thyroid adenoma-associated protein homolog, which produces MGAEREARACAAFYGTRGLAATVLSCLRCLRHFAGSTAKRCKEKHLEEALQLTQVLSEGLQALGEAEARPLLRCVLAFQMEATSSSSSFQKLEQMVTQLAVGKEALLAQEVDRLLASLAPQGEVLSPGDLQSVSMFLEESSLGRQHWRQNLAPLLQRLATTLRWVLQGQPAPGSTWGYLVIKACLQVFQALPKDVAPLVWCTSGKSETLQSLLGLLLAVVWGKALNKDTRLLAGTALSMLVNTAPQPQHGASAVLTLFQLPSQAGTGELKFGELVVEVPPVLEPDGLEKLVLTRGLLTCCKMDILSCQLEGFPHKACLLLDVVFPAVCALTREQNNCHYYCFQACALWLQRLREGLAALWHLTGTRILAQDSELLQEVTQLLWNNAETPVEGVSEFIHSSFRLLLEIYHLECQHFQDQETPLYQQMLQRVISMPWQIKARYVPLCAIVPYMGSQQVLDAYPDLPQHLLSCLSTNHLCPAAAEVYKVLVRQQCSEWRDGQRGTEVALAEQWALCWLPLLSQALRSPLPILQSNAANHLLAWTLRQLPATQAPLAAQFGGEDTTSLRAWVSLLKAQKSMAGALPLGDEALQRLSRCLGTREEGVRLAALSLLCCSPNTNQPLSGTEVRLLQEFLPLNLNCDSSSFRQLLQAAMRKALVRLRDSSLAQLRGKAPRGTGQGKGAGQLAQAVGFVEWLLQLSIASLSPGSNYQRKKTALLLLVAVLETCTDTWSPDRKKGQPPRTMATLLSYARQSGCWDFFSQPNLLVLLSCLQDSTNEVSLLKPRGGHKDACLGLKQAQRGNPPCFPFSYVPLFPMSSLSWQIRDLASELLVRYFPATFPEPIALALFQLAQDTLGSPRVQEAEAGAVLMKTILQKSDSGIMKSLSLEAEAALTLPSRGLCFAQHLLHVLQAQYKVACQDLLRAAATAPMHGAIAALRRCLLQVPDVAVSMQAAELVPSWQELLTCLVTTVRDITSFLLGALQSQQGPSADEQAAAPSFAEMGNAIGSLIMLGKGRGQEEEEGDSILLSEEHSLILTCCWVSVKEIGLLLGGLAELLLSPALPAELGPLLLLPTLQMATRVFQEILLRCRHWGAVEGCSMGFTKFCAALLNHPDPELQAIPWAVLEQGLEALSGPRSSSVTRRAAGFPMLFLCIVSGEAPAQARPLLTRCIQTLLTLATTALPQDWDQTLDLPQVCALHVLQTLVRGAGLGGAVLCHATPMMALALRGLGSPCWAMRNAAIQLFSALTSRLLGQPWSHRDGCPSEGLSLHAFLGQHPKLGAVLLGELRVATAPTSGGPRLHPALHAILTLLAQLQPGADSPSSPSAPFLGPLLGLAESPIYAVRAMAAKALVPAVPPPQRHGLLLQLAQQLPAAPGQTRSHNAVHGHLLQMRALLASATGTGGLSAKALCPVALQLEARGWLLTPAQRCPLVRAAFLQVLTLLPTSFSPGFTQYIHDTISAELGSLLQGGRSGCTEPQVGSATLHQTMAHFMCSEAARLADSERIAAVCSLLQQPNPDIQLAILSWVITGEGGTCKEVESALGLTLLESLRSVLQERRDKEFLRLYLEALLHLYRDPSSWSQEASSKLQGSSASCLEMLLHVVEAECPGPDLLFQALCAASLLLAHRFGDEDGALVERWCAALEECSRSTWSEVLRLAAARSLQMAGAGVVRRSLSCPSLVPVALRLINMAIQLLQDEEREVRHEASGFASLLRQSPGEPLRDGCIFVQDNVGLQSLLQLLLGEFGEHPETFNSLLQHIPILDLRSVVEELEANKAASLYKEDEPNVFAEPAVLAQQLLPVLVQLLEKAPAGSPLHASALHWLEATGPSVLRDLQYCKHCWSQGTAVHWGMKALGCAKLHTALAVLLVRARLMAQVLQVLGEGAMAMPGLGYGTQELEQELQLVQGLLVQHGLAPVPNQDNAPGELGPPTETDSSRHAEV; this is translated from the exons ATGGGCGCCGAGCGGGAGGCGCGGGCCTGCGCCGCCTTCTACGGCACACGGGGCCTCGCCGCCACCGTGCTCTCCTGCCTGCGCTGCCTGCGGCACTTCGCGGG GAGTACTGCCAAGAGATGCAAAGAGAAGCACCTGGAGGAAGCTCTCCAGCTGACGCAGGTGCTGAGCGAGGGTCTGCAGGCGCTGGGTGAGGCAGAGGCACGACCCCTGCTCCGCTGTGTCTTGGCTTTCCAGATGGAGgcaaccagcagctccagctccttccagaAACTGGAACAG ATGGTGACCCAGCTGGCAGTGGGGAAGGAAGCCCTGTTGGCCCAGGAGGTAGACAGGCTGCTGGCCAGCCTGGCACCACAGGGAGAG gtgcTGTCTCCTGGGGACCTTCAGTCAG TGTCCATGTTCCTGGAGGAGAGCAGCCTGGGCCGGCAGCACTGGCGGCAGAACCTGGCCCCACTGCTGCAGCGCCTGGCCACCACCCTGCGCTGGGTGCTGCAGGGCCAGCCCGCACCCGGCAGCACGTGGGGCTACCTGGTCATCAAG gcCTGCCTCCAGGTCTTCCAGGCCCTGCCAAAGGATGTAGCCCCCCTGGTGTGGTGCACGTCAGGGAAGAGTGAGACCCTGCAGAGCCTCTTGGGACTGCTGCTGGCGGTGGTTTGGGGGAAG GCCCTGAACAAGGACACAAGGCTGCTGGcgggcacagccctgagcatgTTGGTGAACAcggccccccagccccagcatggggccagtgctgtgctgaccCTGTTCCAGCTCCCCAGCCAAG CAGGCACTGGGGAGCTGAAGTTTGGGGAGCTTGTGGTGGAAGTGCCCCCTGTCCTGGAACCAGATGGGCTGGAGAAGCTGGTGCTCACCAGAGGTTTGCTGACGTGCTGCAAGATGGACATCctcagctgccagctggagGGCTTCCCCCACAAG gcctgcctgctgctggaCGTGGTCTTTCCTGCTGTGTGTGCCCTGACCAGGGAGCAGAACAACTGCCACTACTACTGCTTCCAAG CCTGTGCACTGTGGCTGCAGCGCCTGCGGGAGGGCCTGGCTGCTCTCTGGCACCTGACGGGGACCCGCATCCTGGCCCAGGACAGTGAGCTCCTCCAGGAGGTGACCCAGCTGCTGTGGAACAATGCAGAGACCCCG GTGGAAGGGGTGTCTGAGTTCATCCACAGCTCCTTCCGATTGCTCCTGGAGATCTACCACCTTGAGTGCCAGCACTTCCAGGACCAGGAGACACCCCTCTACCAACAGATGCTGCAGAGGGTGATTTCAATGCCGTGGCAGATTAAAGCAAGATACGTGCCCCTGTGTGCCATCGTCCCCTACATGGGCAGCCAGCAG GTGCTGGACGCCTACCCGGACCTGCCACAGCACCTCCTGAGCTGCCTCTCCACCAACCACCTGTGTCCTGCTGCGGCCGAGGTCTACAAGGTCCTGGTGCGGCAGCAGTGCAGTGAGTGGCGGGATGGGCAGCGGGGCACAGAGGTGGCCTTGGCGGAGCAGTGGGCACTGTGCTGGctccccctgctctcccaggcCCTCCGCTCCCCCCTGCCCATCCTGCAGAGCAACGCTGCCAACCACCTCCTGGCCTGGACCCTGCGGCAGCTCCCGGCCACCCAGGCACCGCTGGCTGCCCAGTTTGGTGGCGAGGACACGACGTCACTCCGGGCTTGGGTGTCACTGCTGAAGGCACAGAAGAGCATGGCAGGGGCCCTGCCGCTGGGGGATGAGGCGCTGCAGCGGCTCTCCCGCTGCCTGGGCACCCGCGAGGAGGGCGTTCGGCTGGCAGCGCTGagtctgctctgctgcagccccaacACCAACCAGCCCCTCTCGGGCACCGAGGTGCGGCTGCTGCAGGAGTTCCTGCCCCTCAACCTCAACTGCGACTCCTCCTCGTTccggcagctgctgcaggcagcgaTGAGGAAGGCGCTGGTCCGGCTGCGGGACAGCTCGCTGGCCCAGCTGCGGGGGAAGGCACCGCGAGGCACCGGtcagggcaagggagctgggcagCTCGCCCAGGCAGTAG GTTTTGTGGaatggctgctgcagctcagcatcGCCTCACTCAGCCCAGGCTCCAACTACCAGAGGAAGAAGAcggctctgctcctcctggtCGCTGTTTTGGAGACCTGCACAGACACCTGGAGCCCCGACAGGAAGAAAGGCCAGCCCCCAC GGACCATGGCCACACTGCTGAGCTACGCCAGGCAGAGCGGCTGCTGGGACTTCTTCTCCCAGCCCAATTTGttggtgctgctgagctgcctgcaGGACAGCACTAACGAGGTGAGCCTCCTAAAACCAAGGGGAGGTCATAAAGATGCCTGCCTTGGCCTCAAGCAGGCTCAGAGGGGAAACCCACCATGCTTCCCATTTTCCTATGTCCCACTTTTCCCCATGTCTTCTCTGTCCTGGCAGATCAGAGACTTGGCCTCAGAGCTGCTTGTCCGCTACTTCCCCGCCACATTCCCCGAGCCCATTGCCCTGGCTCTCTTTCAGCTGGCCCAGGACACCCTGGGCAGCCCCCGAGTGCAGGAGGctgaagctggagctgtgctgatgAAGACCATCCTGCAGAA GTCAGACAGTGGCATCATGAAGAGCCTGTCCCTGGAGGCTGAGGCAGCCCTGACACTGCCCAGCCGAGGGCTGTGCTTCGCCCAGCACCTTCTCCACGTGCTGCAAGCCCAGTACAAGGTGGCGTGCCAGGACCTGCTGCGGGCAGCAGCCACTGCACCGATGCACG GAGCCATCGCAGCCCTGCGCAGGTGTCTGCTCCAGGTGCCGGACGTGGCTGTCTCCATGCAGGCTGCAGAGTTGGTGCCGAGCTGGCAGGAGCTCCTCACCTGCCTCGTGACCACAGTGAGAGACATCACCTCCTTCCTCCTGggtgctctgcagagccagcagggccCTAGTGCTGATGAGCAAG ctgctgccccatccTTTGCAGAGATGGGGAATGCCATTGGCTCCCTCATCATGCTGGGGAAGGGCCGGGGgcaagaggaagaggagggggacTCAATCCTGCTGTCAGAGGAGCACAGCCTGATCCTGACTTGCTGCTGGGTGTCAGTGAAG gagattgggctgctcctggggggCCTGGCCGAGCTGCTGCtatccccagcactgcctgctgaaCTGgggcccctcctgctgctccccaccctgCAGATGGCCACCAGGGTGTTCCAGGAAATCCTGCTGCGGTGCCGGCACTGG ggagcagtgGAGGGCTGCAGCATGGGCTTCACCaaattctgtgctgctctgctgaaccACCCGGATCCGGAGCTGCAGGCCATCccatgggctgtgctggagcag GGCTTGGAGGCGCTGAGCGGGCCCCGGAGCAGCTCGGTCACGCGCCGTGCTGCCGGCTTCCCCATGCTCTTCCTCTGCATCGTCAGCGGGGAGGCCCCGGCGCAGGCACGGCCGCTGCTGACCCGCTGCATCCAGACACTGCTGACCTTGGCCACCACGGCACTGCCACAGGACTGGGACCAGACCCTCGACCTCCCACAG GTGTGTGCCCTCCACGTGCTGCAGACGCTGGtccgcggggcggggctgggcggggcCGTGCTGTGCCATGCCACACCCATGATGGCCCTGGCGCTGCGGGGCCTGGGCTCGCCGTGCTGGGCCATGAGGAACGCGGCCATCCAGCTCTTCA gtgcCCTCACGTCCCGGCTGCTGGGACAGCCATGGAGCCACAGGGATGGCTGCCCATCAGAGGGTCTGAGCCTGCATGCCTTCCTCGGGCAGCATCCAAAGTTGGGCGCTGTGCTGCTCGGAGAGCTCAGAGTGGCCACAGCACCCACATCGGGGGGGCCTCGCCTGCACCCTGCACTCCACGCCATCCTCACCCTCCTggcccagctgcagcctggtgcTGACAGTCCCAGCAG cccctctgctcccttcctggggccactgctggggctggcggAGAGCCCCATCTACGCCGTACGAGCAATGGCTGCCAAGGCTCTGGTGCCCGCTGTGCCCCCACCCCAGCGCCAcgggctcctcctgcagctggcccagcagctccctgcagcacccGGACAGACCCGCTCGCACAACGCTGTCCACGGGCACCTGCTGCAGATGCGGGCGCTGCTGGCCTCTGCCACGGGCACCGGGGG GCTGTCAGCCAAGGCGCTGTGCCCCgtggctctgcagctggaggcgCGGGGATGGCTGCTCACCCCTGCCCAGCGCTGTCCCCTCGTCCGTGCCGCCTTCCTCCAGGTCCTCACCCTCCTGCCCACATCCTTCAGCCCTGGCTTCACCCAGTACATCCATGACACCATCAGTGCTGAGCTGGGCAGCCTCCTGCAGGGGGGAAGGTCAGGCTGCACCGAGCCACAG gTGGGTTCAGCCACCCTCCACCAAACCATGGCTCACTTCATGTGCAGCGAGGCAGCCCGGCTGGCAGACAGCGAGCGGATTGCTGCTGTCTGCTCACTTCTACAGCAGCCCAACCCCGACATCCAGCTTGCCATCCTGAGCTGGGTGATCACTGGGGAGGGAGGAACGTGCAAGGAGGTGGAGAGTGCTCTTGGGCTGACATTGCTG GAGAGCTTGCGGTCAGTGCTGCAAGAGAGAAGGGACAAAGAGTTCCTGAGATTGTACCTTGAGGCTTTGCTGCATCTTTACAGAGATCCCTCATCATGGTCCCAGGAAGCTTCCAGTAAGCTTCAGGGCTCCTCAGCATCCTgcctggagatgctgctgcacGTGGTGGAGGCTGAGTGTCCTGGGCCTGATCTCCTCTTCCAGGCACTGTGTGCTGCCAGCCTGCTGCTCGCCCACCG GTTTGGGGACGAGGACGGCGCGCTGGTGGAGCGCTGGTGTGCGGCGCTGGAGGAGTGCAGCCGGTCCACTTGGTCCGAGGTGCTGCGGCTggcagccgcccgctccctgcagATGGCGGGGGCTGGCGTGGTGCGGCgatccctgtcctgtccctcgCTCGTCCCTGTGGCTCTGCG GCTGATAAACATGGCCATTCAGCTTCTGCAAGATGAGGAGCGAGAGGTCCGGCATGAGGCCTCAGGTTTCGCCAGCCTCCTGCGGCAGAGCCCAGGGGAGCCTCTCCGAGATGGCTGCATCTTTGTGCAGGACAATGTGGGGCTCCAgagcctcctgcagctccttctgggAGAGTTTGGGGAGCACCCTGAGACCTTCAACTCACTACTTCAGCACATCCCCATCTTAGATCTCAGGAGCGttgtggaggagctggaggctaACAA agctgccagcctgTACAAGGAGGATGAACCCAATGTTTTTGCGGAGCCCgctgtcctggcacagcagctgctccctgtccttgtgcagctcctggagaaggctcctgCTGGCAGTCCCCTCCATGCCTCAGCTCTGCACTGGCTGGAGGCCACAGGCCCCAGTGTGCTGAGGGACCTGCAGTACTGTAAACACTGCTGGAGCCAAG GGACCGCTGTCCACTGGGGGATGAAGGCGCTGGGCTGTGCCAAACTCCACACAGCCCTGGCCGTGCTGCTGGTGAGAGCCCGGCTGATGGcacaggtgctgcaggtgctgggggaAGGTGCCATGGccatgccagggctgggctATGGCACCCAGGAgttggagcaggagctgcagctggtaCAGGGGCTGCTGGTGCAGCACGGGCTGGCCCCTGTGCCAAATCAGGACAATgcaccaggagagctgggacCACCCACGGAGACTGACAGCTCCAGGCATGCAGAAGTGTGA
- the LOC125335339 gene encoding somatomedin-B and thrombospondin type-1 domain-containing protein-like isoform X1: protein MPRWCSWGSISSSPVLPIHRCSLAGFCCLMHSALLIILVNCMKSLPCRGAKGRRGAVEQKGTGFVPRPARGRCGTAGAPSAATGTALAAHPEFAGAGQSHRSAGLAGSAAMRGPLLWAVWLLATGCLVGATGSCRHRCCSGRNNACWAPGTRRALCYCDSYCQRTGDCCQDYLATCRRAAVGCAVGPWGPWSGCSSPCGVGSRARSRQVTVPPRHGGDPCPDLKQRRGCLGQHPTCGTAKAALLPEVAKILPSSFSQDLRDPWQRAGLLLPEEPSGSPLPSYCGYFRLTQVGPPCRGQAWSRRLHRDKQVCVECWGNLSQRRPHCTGHGLQGARTFWVAASVVGCQGSWVQEGLQEGCVCSPPALIFV from the exons ATGCCGAGATGGTGCTCCTGGGGGAGCATCAGCTCCAGCCCAGTACTGCCCATTCACAGATGCTCCCTGGCAGGGTTCTGTTGTCTCATGCACAGTGCTTTGTTAATAATTCTGGTTAATTGTATGAAGTCCTTGCCCTGCCGTGGAGCCAAGGGACGGCGAGGGGCGGTGGAGCAGAAGGGAACGGGCTTTGTCCCCCGCCCAGCCCGGGGGCGGTGCGGCACAGCCGGAGCTCCCAGCGCGGCCACCGGCACAGCCCTCGCTGCTCATCCGGAGTTCGCTGGTGCGGGGCAGAGCCATCGTTCCGCGGGGCTCGCAGGCTCCGCTGCCATGCGGGGCCCGCTGCTCTGGGCGGTTTGGCTGCTGGCCACCGGCTGCCTGGTGGGTGCCACGGGCAGCTGCCGGCACCGCTGCTGCTCCGGCAGGAACAACGCCTGCTGGGCCCCCGGCACCCGCCGGGCTCTCTGCTACTGCGACTCGTACTGCCAGAGGACGGGGGACTGCTGCCAGGACTACCTCGCCACGTGCCGCCGTGCCG cggtgggctgtgctgtggggcCCTGGGGGCCGTGGAGCGGGTGCAGCTCCCCGTGCGGGGTTGGCAGCAGGGCCCGCAGCCGCCAGGTCACTGTCCCGCCCCGGCACGGAGGGGATCCCTGTCCCGACCTCAAGCAGCGCCGCGGCTGCCTGGGGCAGCACCCGACCTGCGGGACGGCCAAAG CTGCTCTTCTGCCAGAGGTAGCCAAGATActgcccagctccttcagccaggACTTGAGAGATCCCTGGCAaagagctgggctgctgctgccggaGGAGCCCTCTGG ctcccccctccccagctacTGCGGCTATTTCCGCCTGACGCAGGTGGGGCCCCCGTGCCGTGGGCAAGCCTGGAGCCGCCGCCTGCACCGGGACAAGCAGGTGTGTGTGGAATGCTGGGGGAATCTGTCCCAGCGCCGTCCCCACTGCACTGGACACGGGCTGCAAGGAGCCAG GACATTTTGGGTGGCTGCTTCTGTGGTAGGGTGCCAGGGCTCGTGGGTGCAGGAGGGCCTGCAGGAGGGCTGTGTCTGCTCCCCACCAGCTCTCATCTTCGTGTAG
- the LOC125335339 gene encoding somatomedin-B and thrombospondin type-1 domain-containing protein-like isoform X2, producing MPRWCSWGSISSSPVLPIHRCSLAGFCCLMHSALLIILVNCMKSLPCRGAKGRRGAVEQKGTGFVPRPARGRCGTAGAPSAATGTALAAHPEFAGAGQSHRSAGLAGSAAMRGPLLWAVWLLATGCLVGATGSCRHRCCSGRNNACWAPGTRRALCYCDSYCQRTGDCCQDYLATCRRAAVGCAVGPWGPWSGCSSPCGVGSRARSRQVTVPPRHGGDPCPDLKQRRGCLGQHPTCGTAKEVAKILPSSFSQDLRDPWQRAGLLLPEEPSGSPLPSYCGYFRLTQVGPPCRGQAWSRRLHRDKQVCVECWGNLSQRRPHCTGHGLQGARTFWVAASVVGCQGSWVQEGLQEGCVCSPPALIFV from the exons ATGCCGAGATGGTGCTCCTGGGGGAGCATCAGCTCCAGCCCAGTACTGCCCATTCACAGATGCTCCCTGGCAGGGTTCTGTTGTCTCATGCACAGTGCTTTGTTAATAATTCTGGTTAATTGTATGAAGTCCTTGCCCTGCCGTGGAGCCAAGGGACGGCGAGGGGCGGTGGAGCAGAAGGGAACGGGCTTTGTCCCCCGCCCAGCCCGGGGGCGGTGCGGCACAGCCGGAGCTCCCAGCGCGGCCACCGGCACAGCCCTCGCTGCTCATCCGGAGTTCGCTGGTGCGGGGCAGAGCCATCGTTCCGCGGGGCTCGCAGGCTCCGCTGCCATGCGGGGCCCGCTGCTCTGGGCGGTTTGGCTGCTGGCCACCGGCTGCCTGGTGGGTGCCACGGGCAGCTGCCGGCACCGCTGCTGCTCCGGCAGGAACAACGCCTGCTGGGCCCCCGGCACCCGCCGGGCTCTCTGCTACTGCGACTCGTACTGCCAGAGGACGGGGGACTGCTGCCAGGACTACCTCGCCACGTGCCGCCGTGCCG cggtgggctgtgctgtggggcCCTGGGGGCCGTGGAGCGGGTGCAGCTCCCCGTGCGGGGTTGGCAGCAGGGCCCGCAGCCGCCAGGTCACTGTCCCGCCCCGGCACGGAGGGGATCCCTGTCCCGACCTCAAGCAGCGCCGCGGCTGCCTGGGGCAGCACCCGACCTGCGGGACGGCCAAAG AGGTAGCCAAGATActgcccagctccttcagccaggACTTGAGAGATCCCTGGCAaagagctgggctgctgctgccggaGGAGCCCTCTGG ctcccccctccccagctacTGCGGCTATTTCCGCCTGACGCAGGTGGGGCCCCCGTGCCGTGGGCAAGCCTGGAGCCGCCGCCTGCACCGGGACAAGCAGGTGTGTGTGGAATGCTGGGGGAATCTGTCCCAGCGCCGTCCCCACTGCACTGGACACGGGCTGCAAGGAGCCAG GACATTTTGGGTGGCTGCTTCTGTGGTAGGGTGCCAGGGCTCGTGGGTGCAGGAGGGCCTGCAGGAGGGCTGTGTCTGCTCCCCACCAGCTCTCATCTTCGTGTAG
- the SLC25A1 gene encoding tricarboxylate transport protein, mitochondrial yields MPAPAAPRSLAAAAPAGKAKLTHPGKAILAGGLAGGIEICITFPTEYVKTQLQLDEKANPPRYKGIGDCVKQTVRDHGIRGLYRGLSSLLYGSIPKAAVRFGMFEFLSNQMRDEQGRLDSTRGLICGLGAGVAEAVAVVCPMETVKVKFIHDQTSPNPKYRGFFHGVREIVREQGLKGTYQGLTATILKQGSNQAIRFFVMTSLKNWYKGDNPNKVINPFVTGVFGALAGAASVFGNTPLDVVKTRMQGLEAHKYKNTWDCAYQIMKHEGPLAFYKGTVPRLGRVCLDVAIVFIIYDEVVKFLNKVWKTD; encoded by the exons atgcccgcccccgccgcgccccgcagtctggccgccgccgcccccgccggcaAGGCCAAGCTCACGCACCCCGGCAAGGCCATCCTGGCAG GTGGCCTGGCTGGAGGGATCGAGATCTGCATCACATTCCCTACTGAGTATGTGAagacacagctgcagctggacgAGAAGGCAAACCCTCCCCGCTACAAGGGCATTG GGGACTGTGTGAAGCAGACTGTCCGTGACCATGGCATCCGGGGGCTGTACCGGGGGCTCAGCTCGCTGTTGTATGGCTCCATCCCCAAGGCTGCTGTCAG GTTTGGGATGTTCGAGTTCCTCAGCAACCAGATGAGAGATGAGCAGGGACGGCTGGACAGCACACGGGGCCTCATCTGCGGGCTGGGGGCTGGCGTGGCTGAGGCCGTGGCCGTGGTCTGCCCCATGGAGACTGTGAAG GTGAAGTTTATCCATGACCAGACCTCTCCCAACCCCAAATACCGTGGTTTCTTCCATGGCGTCCGGGAGATCGTTCGGGAACAGG GACTGAAGGGGACCTACCAGGGCCTAACTGCAACCATCCTCAAGCAAGGATCAAACCAGGCCATCCGCTTCTTTGTCATGACCTCCCTCAAGAACTGGTACAAAG GAGACAATCCCAACAAGGTCATAAACCCCTTCGTAACAGGGGTGTTTGgagcccttgctggagctgCGAGTGTCTTTGGCAACACCCCCTTGGACGTGGTGAAGACCAGGATGCAG gGGCTGGAAGCACACAAGTACAAGAACACCTGGGACTGCGCCTACCAGATCATGAAACATGAAGGGCCCCTGGC GTTTTACAAGGGCACAGTGCCTCGCTTGGGCCGTGTGTGTCTTGACGTGGCCATCGTCTTCATCATCTACGATGAGGTGGTCAAATTCCTCAACAAAGTGTGGAAAACGGACTGA